A window of Cryptomeria japonica chromosome 3, Sugi_1.0, whole genome shotgun sequence contains these coding sequences:
- the LOC131054590 gene encoding F-box/kelch-repeat protein At1g80440-like, protein MQGSLFGRLPDEIGWECLVRVEFNSHHNLRCVCKSWNAALKSPQFYQERKKLQISEKRICVLQKMDSNWKRVVVYDLEKNSYKSLPPIPAQIYGNCHCHVVKQKLVLIGDIFRSGGGNCLLLYDFACSKWREGAAMPEWKDGFASAVDEESGLIYVGGGFHCKYPVASASVYNVEEDRWDLLPDMNTCMDDFTGAFADGKFYVMGDGHYCHTIEVFDSYTRSWKTMENRFRSVSMCFVSAFERLYFFFGMGLIEYDYRQDKLNIVETFPTKNWHVSIDFTVVVGHNIFICRWDLIQGETFYLLTPPSERGEAFKWTGIERPLGSQGYAINAATLDL, encoded by the coding sequence ATGCAGGGATCTCTGTTTGGTCGTCTTCCAGATGAAATTGGGTGGGAATGTCTGGTAAGGGTGGAGTTTAATTCTCATCATAATCTTAGATGTGTCTGCAAAAGCTGGAACGCCGCACTGAAAAGCCCCCAGTTTTATCAAGAAAGGAAAAAATTGCAGATTTCAGAGAAACGGATTTGTGTGCTCCAGAAAATGGACAGCAATTGGAAGAGAGTAGTGGTGTACGACCTGGAGAAGAACTCCTACAAAAGTCTACCGCCCATTCCCGCTCAAATTTACGGCAACTGTCACTGCCATGTCGTGAAACAAAAACTGGTTTTGATTGGGGATATCTTTCGCTCCGGTGGAGGAAATTGTTTATTGTTGTATGATTTTGCTTGTTCCAAATGGCGGGAGGGTGCCGCAATGCCGGAATGGAAGGATGGATTTGCCTCCGCAGTGGACGAGGAAAGTGGACTTATTTATGTGGGTGGAGGGTTTCACTGCAAATATCCCGTCGCTAGCGCTTCAGTTTACAATGTGGAGGAGGACAGGTGGGATCTCCTCCCCGATATGAACACCTGTATGGACGACTTTACTGGTGCTTTTGCTGACGGCAAGTTTTATGTAATGGGCGACGGCCATTACTGCCACACCATTGAGGTTTTTGATTCCTACACGAGAAGCTGGAAAACTATGGAGAACAGATTTAGAAGTGTGAGTATGTGCTTCGTAAGTGCGTTTGAGCGCTTGTACTTCTTTTTTGGTATGGGATTGATCGAATATGACTATAGACAAGATAAATTGAACATTGTAGAGACTTTTCCGACGAAAAATTGGCACGTATCTATTGATTTCACTGTAGTGGTTGGCCATAACATCTTTATTTGCAGATGGGATCTTATTCAAGGTGAAACGTTTTATCTGCTCACACCTCCAAGTGAGAGAGGAGAAGCATTCAAGTGGACTGGCATTGAGAGACCATTGGGCTCCCAGGGTTACGCTATAAATGCTGCTACCTTGGATCTTTGA